Proteins from a single region of Lysinibacillus sp. JNUCC-52:
- a CDS encoding threonine/serine exporter family protein, whose product MLSHEVDNEFTIDCLLLAGRIMIESGAETYRVEDTMLRMAQSQNMLDAQCYATPTGIIFSLGKTQPTRITSISSRVTDLQKISMVNSVSRRLTSHIISLEDAYDELKTIQKTNYFLPMYIQVFAAALASGCFLIMFKGGWSDFPAAFIAGGLGFLTLILMNHLTKVKFFSEFTASLIIGTIAFFAVKFHYGTEIDKIIISSVMPLVPGILITNAVRDLMAGHFMSGMAKGAEAFLTAFAIGSAIAVILSF is encoded by the coding sequence ATGCTATCACATGAAGTGGATAATGAATTTACTATTGACTGCTTGTTACTTGCAGGGCGAATTATGATTGAAAGTGGTGCAGAAACATATCGTGTAGAAGATACGATGTTACGTATGGCACAATCTCAAAATATGCTAGATGCGCAATGTTATGCTACACCTACAGGGATCATTTTTTCGTTAGGCAAGACACAGCCGACGAGAATCACTTCGATTTCCAGTAGGGTTACTGATTTACAAAAAATATCCATGGTAAATTCAGTATCTCGTAGACTCACATCTCACATAATATCATTAGAAGACGCTTATGACGAGCTAAAGACGATACAAAAAACAAATTATTTTTTGCCAATGTATATACAAGTATTTGCAGCAGCACTTGCGAGTGGCTGTTTTCTAATTATGTTTAAGGGTGGATGGTCTGATTTCCCTGCGGCATTTATAGCAGGAGGGTTAGGGTTTCTTACTCTTATTTTAATGAACCATTTAACAAAAGTGAAGTTTTTCTCGGAGTTCACAGCTTCGTTAATTATTGGTACTATTGCTTTTTTTGCGGTGAAATTTCACTACGGTACAGAAATTGATAAAATTATCATTAGCTCTGTTATGCCACTAGTGCCAGGTATTTTAATCACCAATGCGGTAAGGGATTTAATGGCGGGTCATTTTATGTCAGGGATGGCAAAAGGAGCAGAGGCGTTTTTAACGGCTTTTGCTATCGGCTCTGCAATTGCCGTCATCCTATCGTTTTAG
- a CDS encoding polysaccharide deacetylase family protein, with the protein MIEERRKRRRPIIDLLLIGLIVTLISIILVIILSKDEFKFQKISASKDTNSESNLSTENSAFPGIRIVSDVSKDKRSPFAVHYPQTENKVFNETVLQYITEAKDNYLSSMKKNKDKKAQGELTINLETFPYHEHYYSFVLTKMLYLGGANHVVSTKTFFYNNETGEQINIQTLLQNDNNNLSTLAAYVRKDLQQNLQLKEMLNEEELLKVTEPKWENFNRFAIVDDSIHFYFDEYEIASGSAGAPIVKLSLSLINPLLASEFQIAMETMEPTNPPVPPGDPNVKRIALTFDDGPHPKVTEQILNTLDKYHAKATFFMLGSRVKHYPDVARDVLARGHEVGNHTWNHPVLTKMPLEQVLKEYTSTANEIELAINQGATVFRPPYGATNDEINEKIPVPVVLWSIDTLDWKHRNSQLLLTYIKSNLHNNSIVLMHDIHQSTADGLDAVLAYLQGEGYEFVTVSEILPYRQ; encoded by the coding sequence TTGATAGAGGAACGCAGAAAAAGACGCCGCCCAATAATTGATTTATTGTTAATTGGGCTCATTGTTACATTAATATCCATCATCCTTGTTATTATACTATCTAAGGATGAATTTAAATTCCAAAAAATCAGTGCCTCGAAAGACACAAATAGTGAATCTAATTTATCCACAGAAAACTCTGCGTTTCCTGGCATACGTATTGTATCTGACGTTTCTAAAGACAAACGTTCACCTTTTGCCGTTCACTATCCACAAACAGAAAATAAAGTTTTTAACGAGACCGTACTACAATATATTACGGAGGCTAAAGACAACTATCTGTCATCTATGAAAAAAAATAAAGATAAAAAGGCGCAAGGTGAACTTACTATAAATTTAGAGACCTTCCCATATCACGAGCATTACTATTCATTTGTCTTGACGAAAATGCTGTATTTAGGCGGAGCAAATCATGTCGTTTCAACAAAAACATTTTTCTATAATAACGAGACAGGTGAGCAAATTAATATACAAACGTTATTACAAAACGATAACAATAACTTATCAACTTTAGCGGCATATGTTCGCAAAGACTTACAACAAAATCTTCAGTTAAAAGAAATGCTAAATGAAGAAGAGCTACTTAAAGTAACGGAGCCAAAATGGGAAAACTTTAATCGCTTTGCCATTGTCGATGATTCGATACACTTTTACTTTGACGAGTATGAAATCGCAAGTGGATCAGCAGGTGCACCTATCGTGAAACTTTCCCTTTCACTTATCAATCCATTGTTAGCATCTGAATTCCAAATTGCTATGGAGACAATGGAACCGACAAACCCTCCTGTACCCCCAGGAGATCCAAACGTTAAACGTATTGCGTTAACATTTGACGACGGTCCACATCCAAAAGTAACCGAACAAATTTTAAATACGCTCGACAAGTACCATGCTAAAGCTACATTCTTTATGCTTGGCAGTCGTGTGAAGCATTATCCTGATGTCGCTAGGGATGTTCTCGCACGTGGACATGAAGTTGGCAATCATACATGGAACCATCCTGTATTGACAAAAATGCCATTAGAACAAGTATTAAAAGAATATACATCTACCGCTAATGAAATTGAATTAGCAATTAATCAAGGCGCAACCGTTTTTAGACCACCATATGGAGCGACTAATGATGAAATTAACGAAAAAATACCAGTTCCTGTAGTACTTTGGAGCATTGATACATTAGACTGGAAACATCGTAACTCACAATTATTATTAACGTACATTAAAAGTAATTTGCACAATAACTCCATCGTTTTAATGCATGATATTCATCAATCGACAGCAGATGGACTGGATGCTGTACTCGCTTATTTACAAGGTGAAGGCTATGAGTTTGTGACAGTGTCTGAAATCCTCCCTTATCGTCAATAG
- a CDS encoding beta-propeller domain-containing protein, giving the protein MRGKWLAIMIIVVLAVLPGVFTFIVSPEAHAKATSTIMSTQSWTASFTQALKSTNITDEFVYVTDEAGQTVTATITLGEDKKSLIVSKLSPGSYRLHVDKAAFAYSTLKTTSHDIAFTVIEKLEAVKTEKELQQYFEAIIANGSKAPEMGILEESTSSSKDSASSANDSSTTNNQVEGVEEGDIVVVKDGFIYAVKDQSITVVDANNPKSLKLATTIKQKESQYIVKLALYDNVLIAIGEDYIEKSGTSMSTAVFYDITNPKNPKFIREVAQEGYLQDMRITNDTLYLIGNMHPNYWILQEEGTHDLKPIMYDSVESKEYKSLSLDKISILPNTMDGTYSLITAIDLKNGAKTTANTKGYLGGSSGLYMSEDALYLTTPIYDGNQAVPLGGIMDRIWMPLSSNTQVFKWDLDGTALSFVGTSEVKGSVLNQYSMDEYEGNFRIVTTEGNMWDEKNISRNHLFILDKSLKEIGAVKDLAPGEKVYSARFMGEKAYVVTFKQVDPLFVIDVANPKKPTVLGELKIPGFSNYLHPLDDTHLIGIGYDTEERFDSYTKRNFTVTTNMKMSLFDVTDFKNPKEQSTVKIGGKGSYSDVQYNPKALFRNKDLNYFGFPVVLYEEGKGDEVVYQGQGAQIYEITAEKGIALKGNIIHKTAGEPYENWEQNVQRVVYVEDTLYTIARNEVKSYSLKDFKPLDTLTIK; this is encoded by the coding sequence ATGAGAGGTAAATGGCTAGCCATAATGATTATCGTCGTTTTAGCTGTTTTGCCAGGGGTCTTCACATTTATCGTTTCCCCAGAAGCGCATGCGAAAGCAACAAGTACAATTATGTCAACGCAAAGTTGGACAGCATCCTTTACACAAGCATTAAAATCAACAAACATAACGGATGAATTTGTCTACGTTACCGATGAAGCGGGGCAAACGGTAACAGCAACAATTACGTTGGGAGAAGATAAAAAATCACTGATTGTTAGTAAACTTTCTCCAGGTAGTTATCGATTACATGTAGATAAAGCAGCATTCGCTTATAGTACGCTTAAAACAACATCTCATGATATTGCATTTACTGTTATTGAAAAACTAGAGGCAGTAAAAACTGAAAAAGAACTACAGCAATATTTTGAAGCCATAATTGCAAATGGTAGTAAGGCGCCAGAAATGGGCATCCTTGAAGAGAGTACTTCAAGTAGTAAAGATAGCGCATCTTCAGCTAATGATTCTTCTACGACAAACAACCAAGTTGAAGGTGTCGAAGAGGGCGATATAGTCGTTGTAAAAGATGGCTTTATTTACGCTGTAAAAGATCAAAGTATAACGGTTGTGGATGCAAATAATCCTAAAAGCTTGAAGCTGGCAACGACAATTAAACAAAAGGAATCTCAATATATTGTGAAGCTAGCATTATACGATAATGTATTAATTGCTATCGGAGAAGACTATATTGAAAAATCAGGCACAAGCATGTCGACGGCAGTTTTTTATGATATTACTAATCCGAAAAATCCGAAATTCATACGTGAAGTCGCTCAGGAGGGCTATTTACAGGATATGCGTATTACAAATGATACGCTGTATTTAATCGGTAATATGCATCCGAATTATTGGATTCTTCAAGAAGAAGGCACACATGATTTAAAGCCAATAATGTATGATAGTGTTGAAAGTAAGGAATACAAAAGCTTATCACTTGATAAGATTTCGATTTTACCAAATACAATGGATGGCACATATAGTTTAATTACGGCAATTGATTTAAAAAATGGGGCCAAAACTACTGCTAACACAAAAGGATATTTAGGCGGTAGCAGTGGACTTTATATGTCAGAAGATGCACTATATTTAACTACACCAATTTATGATGGCAATCAAGCAGTGCCACTTGGCGGTATTATGGATAGAATCTGGATGCCTTTATCAAGTAATACACAGGTGTTTAAATGGGATTTAGATGGAACAGCCTTGAGCTTTGTTGGTACGAGTGAAGTTAAAGGTTCTGTGTTAAACCAATATTCAATGGATGAGTACGAGGGGAATTTCCGCATCGTAACGACAGAAGGAAATATGTGGGATGAGAAAAATATTTCCCGAAATCATCTGTTTATTTTAGATAAAAGCTTAAAGGAAATTGGTGCAGTAAAGGATTTGGCACCAGGAGAAAAAGTGTATTCAGCACGCTTTATGGGAGAGAAAGCTTATGTCGTAACATTTAAACAAGTAGATCCACTTTTTGTTATCGATGTAGCCAATCCGAAAAAGCCAACAGTGCTAGGTGAATTAAAAATTCCAGGGTTTAGCAACTATTTACATCCGTTAGATGATACACACTTAATTGGGATTGGTTATGATACAGAGGAACGCTTTGATTCTTATACGAAGCGTAATTTCACGGTAACGACTAATATGAAAATGTCGTTATTCGATGTTACAGATTTTAAAAACCCCAAAGAGCAATCTACTGTAAAAATCGGAGGGAAAGGCTCTTATTCAGATGTACAATACAACCCTAAAGCATTATTCCGCAATAAAGACCTTAACTACTTCGGCTTCCCTGTTGTGCTTTATGAGGAAGGGAAGGGCGATGAAGTCGTTTACCAAGGCCAAGGTGCACAAATTTATGAAATAACAGCGGAGAAGGGCATTGCACTAAAAGGGAATATTATTCATAAAACCGCTGGTGAGCCATATGAAAATTGGGAGCAGAACGTCCAACGTGTAGTTTACGTCGAGGACACTTTGTATACAATTGCACGCAATGAAGTAAAGAGTTACTCGCTAAAAGATTTCAAACCGTTAGATACGTTAACGATTAAATAG
- a CDS encoding SRPBCC domain-containing protein, with product MNDLKYQFFIAGTPEEVWKALISPEGTKQIYYGSVINSTFQVGDLLEYVGPGVDGDKTVHVYGNVLEYEPNRLLRFTHYPGKSYVKENKALESRISYLLEPVGSCTKLTLIHDQWKEGDASYDNSDIAWWMILSNTKTLVETGSTLDFGEGL from the coding sequence ATGAATGATTTAAAATATCAATTTTTTATTGCAGGTACACCTGAGGAAGTTTGGAAAGCACTTATCTCTCCTGAAGGTACAAAACAAATTTATTATGGTTCTGTCATTAACTCTACATTTCAAGTTGGTGACCTTTTGGAATATGTCGGTCCAGGTGTAGATGGAGATAAAACAGTACATGTATATGGCAACGTATTGGAATATGAACCAAATCGCTTACTACGTTTTACTCACTATCCTGGAAAGTCTTATGTAAAGGAAAATAAAGCATTGGAATCAAGAATTTCTTATCTTTTAGAGCCTGTTGGATCATGCACGAAATTGACACTTATTCATGACCAATGGAAAGAAGGCGATGCCTCCTATGACAACAGTGACATAGCTTGGTGGATGATTTTAAGTAATACAAAAACTTTAGTAGAAACAGGTAGCACGCTAGATTTTGGTGAAGGTTTATAA
- a CDS encoding helix-turn-helix transcriptional regulator has product MSKMVNMLSILWLLKTRKQLTAKELAEELEISIRTVYRYIDALCASGVPIISDAGHNGGYSLLNEFTKAPLFFNQDEQKALVHAAKFAIDAGYPFSETLDEAISKLKMYTNEEQLNHINNHLRGFEVIHPTVAPSLKSILQDLEMAVADSYSVNIVYLKEREIEPQSRYIDPYGIVYWKSKWYTVAYCHLRKEVRSFRMDRIQSLSKTDQKFDRPFGFSARSYFLKDLLPDSNQLDKLVSVRIEGNAHVLDDLCQHWLFNHALIERKNNQALFKVDKESIHSFVPYFLLPYGKSLTILEPTLLQEQLATISFEIFKHYQNTSLH; this is encoded by the coding sequence ATGTCTAAAATGGTTAATATGCTTTCTATATTATGGCTCCTTAAAACAAGGAAACAATTGACTGCAAAGGAGCTAGCTGAAGAATTAGAAATCAGTATCCGCACGGTATACCGTTATATTGATGCTCTCTGTGCAAGTGGGGTACCAATCATTTCAGATGCAGGGCATAACGGTGGGTACAGTTTACTGAATGAATTTACAAAGGCCCCTTTATTTTTTAACCAGGATGAGCAGAAAGCGCTTGTACACGCTGCAAAATTTGCAATAGATGCTGGGTATCCTTTTAGTGAAACTTTAGATGAAGCTATTTCTAAATTGAAAATGTATACAAACGAGGAACAACTGAATCATATAAATAATCATTTAAGAGGATTTGAAGTTATACATCCGACTGTTGCACCTTCTTTAAAATCTATTCTTCAAGATTTAGAAATGGCTGTTGCAGACAGTTATAGTGTAAATATCGTTTATCTTAAAGAAAGAGAGATTGAACCTCAATCTCGTTATATCGACCCTTATGGTATTGTATATTGGAAAAGTAAATGGTACACAGTAGCTTATTGCCATTTGCGGAAAGAAGTGAGGAGTTTTAGAATGGATCGTATTCAATCATTGTCCAAAACAGATCAAAAATTTGATCGGCCTTTTGGGTTCTCCGCACGTTCTTACTTTTTAAAAGACCTTTTACCTGATTCGAATCAGCTTGATAAACTCGTTTCAGTCCGTATCGAAGGTAATGCACATGTGCTAGATGATTTATGTCAGCATTGGTTATTCAATCATGCTTTAATAGAACGAAAAAATAATCAGGCTCTTTTTAAGGTTGATAAAGAGTCCATTCATAGTTTTGTACCTTACTTTCTTCTCCCTTATGGTAAATCACTTACTATTTTGGAGCCAACTTTATTACAGGAACAATTGGCAACTATTAGCTTTGAGATATTCAAGCATTATCAAAATACTTCACTTCACTGA
- a CDS encoding acyl-CoA dehydrogenase family protein yields MNFEFTTEQEILRKTVRQFVDDEIMPHIAKWDAQGSFDATIWSRLAELGFMGVCVPEKYGGSGMDYNALAIVCEELERGDTAFRTAVSVHIGLNSMTLMQWGTEAQKQQYLVPQAKGERIGAFGLTEPGAGSDVAAMTTTAVRDGDFYVLNGQKTWISLCDIADHFIVFAYTDKSKKHHGISAFIVERSMDGFSSKAIKGKYGIRAGNTGELFFEDLRIPVENRLGEEGEGFKIAMSALDNGRFTVAAGAVGLIQACIEASVKYCHERETFGKPIGEHQLVGQMIAKMEAGYQMSRLLVYRVGELKNNGIRNTRETSLAKWQACDFANKAADDALQIHGAYGYSDDYPVARYLRNSKAPVIYEGTREIHTIMQADYVLGRRNDKPLAKMLPKWPFDE; encoded by the coding sequence TTGAATTTCGAATTTACAACAGAGCAGGAAATACTAAGAAAAACTGTGCGCCAGTTTGTTGATGATGAAATAATGCCGCATATTGCAAAGTGGGATGCACAGGGAAGTTTTGATGCAACCATTTGGTCAAGGCTTGCTGAGCTTGGATTTATGGGTGTATGTGTACCTGAAAAGTATGGTGGCAGTGGCATGGATTATAATGCACTTGCTATCGTTTGTGAGGAACTAGAACGAGGGGATACAGCTTTTCGAACGGCTGTATCCGTCCATATAGGTTTAAATAGTATGACGTTAATGCAATGGGGCACTGAGGCACAAAAACAGCAATACCTTGTGCCACAGGCGAAAGGTGAACGTATTGGCGCATTTGGGCTGACTGAGCCTGGTGCAGGTTCTGATGTGGCGGCAATGACTACGACGGCTGTACGCGATGGTGATTTTTATGTATTAAATGGCCAAAAAACATGGATTTCCTTATGTGATATAGCCGACCACTTTATCGTCTTTGCCTATACAGACAAATCGAAAAAGCATCATGGTATTAGCGCCTTTATTGTTGAACGCTCAATGGATGGCTTTTCATCCAAGGCGATTAAAGGGAAGTATGGCATTCGGGCAGGTAATACAGGAGAACTTTTTTTCGAGGACTTGCGCATTCCAGTAGAAAATCGTTTAGGTGAAGAGGGAGAAGGCTTTAAAATTGCCATGTCCGCACTGGATAATGGTCGCTTTACAGTAGCAGCGGGTGCAGTTGGCCTTATTCAAGCGTGTATTGAGGCAAGTGTGAAATATTGTCATGAGCGTGAGACATTTGGCAAGCCGATCGGGGAGCATCAACTTGTCGGTCAAATGATTGCTAAAATGGAAGCAGGCTATCAAATGAGTCGACTACTTGTTTATAGAGTTGGAGAGTTGAAAAATAACGGTATTCGCAATACAAGAGAAACTTCGTTGGCAAAGTGGCAAGCTTGTGATTTTGCCAACAAGGCAGCGGATGATGCACTGCAAATTCATGGCGCATACGGCTACTCAGATGATTATCCTGTTGCGCGTTATCTTCGTAACTCTAAAGCGCCAGTAATTTATGAAGGAACACGAGAAATTCATACGATAATGCAGGCGGATTATGTACTTGGCCGACGAAACGATAAGCCGTTAGCAAAAATGTTACCTAAATGGCCATTTGATGAGTAA
- a CDS encoding saccharopine dehydrogenase family protein: protein MKVVVLGAGLMGKEVARDLIKNNSVERVFLGDIDVNVAQQFVDTLNTDKVEVVELHAENDESLTSVIAKGNVVVNALFYSFNERVARAAIEAGVHSVDLGGHIGGVTEKILALHEEAKAKGVTIIPDLGVAPGMVNILAGYGATKLDEVESIKLYVGGIPTEPKPPLHYTRVFSLDGVFDHYTQPSKMIQKGKLEEVPSLSGIEPIYFDGFGVLEAFYTSGGISTLYKTFPNVHTLEYKTIRYKGHAEKFKLLADLGFLDASNNVELENQEVPVRAVVREALKKKLELGTKPDAVLLRVIVAGEKAQQQVTYEYEMVVRKDMTVNETAMARATANTISVVAQMIGDGLITERGVFAPETIVPGEPYIKEMAKRGVVIKETSHKSAMIVKW, encoded by the coding sequence ATGAAAGTTGTTGTATTAGGTGCAGGATTGATGGGGAAAGAAGTAGCTCGTGATTTAATAAAAAATAACAGTGTTGAACGTGTCTTTTTAGGGGATATCGACGTAAATGTAGCTCAACAGTTTGTAGATACATTAAATACAGATAAAGTTGAAGTAGTGGAGTTGCATGCGGAAAATGATGAGTCATTAACATCGGTAATTGCAAAAGGTAATGTTGTTGTAAATGCATTGTTCTATTCATTTAATGAACGAGTAGCAAGGGCAGCAATAGAGGCGGGTGTTCATTCCGTAGATTTAGGGGGACATATCGGTGGTGTAACTGAAAAGATTTTGGCATTACATGAAGAAGCCAAGGCAAAAGGTGTGACTATCATACCTGATTTAGGTGTAGCGCCAGGTATGGTGAACATATTAGCAGGCTATGGGGCAACAAAATTAGATGAAGTCGAATCTATTAAACTGTATGTAGGTGGTATACCTACAGAGCCGAAGCCACCTTTGCATTATACGCGCGTCTTTTCTCTTGATGGTGTATTTGACCACTATACTCAGCCTTCTAAAATGATTCAAAAGGGTAAACTTGAAGAAGTTCCATCTTTATCAGGAATTGAACCTATTTATTTCGATGGTTTTGGTGTGCTTGAGGCATTTTATACATCGGGTGGTATTTCCACTCTTTATAAGACATTCCCAAATGTCCACACATTAGAATATAAAACGATTCGTTATAAGGGGCATGCAGAGAAATTTAAATTATTAGCAGACTTAGGATTTTTAGATGCTAGTAATAATGTAGAGCTGGAAAATCAAGAAGTGCCTGTAAGAGCGGTTGTCAGAGAGGCGCTGAAGAAAAAACTTGAACTTGGAACAAAGCCTGATGCGGTGCTATTACGTGTCATTGTTGCAGGTGAAAAGGCACAACAGCAAGTCACATATGAATACGAAATGGTCGTACGTAAAGATATGACGGTTAATGAAACAGCGATGGCTCGTGCAACAGCAAATACAATTTCGGTAGTAGCACAAATGATTGGCGATGGGCTTATTACAGAACGTGGGGTTTTTGCTCCAGAAACGATTGTACCAGGTGAGCCGTATATTAAAGAAATGGCAAAACGTGGTGTTGTCATTAAGGAAACTTCTCATAAGTCTGCAATGATTGTGAAATGGTAG
- a CDS encoding aldehyde dehydrogenase family protein produces the protein MEIKNYIGGKWVTHSHLQSIAVTNPANGEHLASIPLSTATEVMEAVNVAKAAQKQWALVPAPKRADYLYAIGQRMKEKKEYLATVLTKEMGKVIEEARGEVQEGIDMAYYMAGEGRRLFGETTPSELANKFAMSVRAPIGVVGLITPWNFPVAIATWKSFPALVAGNTFIWKPSNETPMMAYEMGKIFEEVGLPEGVANIIFGTGPTVGTALIEHPDVKVISFTGSTTTGSKVAELGGKHLKKVSLEMGGKNAVIVMDDADLQLATEAILWSAFGTAGQRCTACSRVIVHKDVREELENRLLEAMQFLTIGDGLDESVKIGPVINRAALEKINHYVQIGKQEGATLLTGGKILNEAPYDKGFYYEPTLFTNVKPHMIIAQEEIFGPVVSLIEVASLDEAIEVNNGVKFGLSSSIFSQNVNTIFRAQRDLDTGIVYINAGTTGAEIHLPFGGTKGTGNGHRDSGVAALDVYTEWKSIYVDYSGKLQRAQIDTK, from the coding sequence ATGGAAATTAAAAACTATATCGGTGGTAAATGGGTTACACATTCGCATTTACAAAGTATAGCAGTGACAAATCCTGCAAATGGAGAGCACTTAGCGTCAATACCACTTTCCACTGCAACTGAAGTGATGGAAGCGGTAAATGTAGCGAAGGCTGCGCAAAAACAATGGGCACTTGTGCCAGCACCAAAGCGTGCAGATTATTTATATGCCATCGGTCAACGGATGAAGGAAAAGAAAGAATATTTGGCGACCGTTTTAACAAAAGAAATGGGTAAGGTGATTGAAGAAGCAAGAGGAGAAGTACAGGAAGGGATCGATATGGCTTATTATATGGCAGGGGAAGGGCGAAGGTTGTTTGGGGAGACAACACCGTCTGAGCTTGCCAATAAATTCGCCATGAGTGTTCGCGCACCCATCGGTGTAGTAGGTCTAATAACACCGTGGAACTTCCCTGTTGCCATCGCTACGTGGAAGTCTTTTCCTGCTCTTGTGGCGGGCAATACGTTTATTTGGAAGCCATCTAATGAAACACCAATGATGGCATATGAAATGGGGAAGATTTTTGAGGAAGTGGGCTTACCAGAAGGGGTAGCAAATATTATTTTTGGTACAGGGCCTACTGTTGGTACAGCATTAATTGAGCATCCTGATGTTAAAGTGATTTCGTTCACTGGTTCTACCACAACGGGAAGTAAGGTGGCGGAACTTGGAGGGAAGCATTTAAAGAAAGTTTCACTCGAAATGGGCGGGAAAAATGCTGTAATTGTCATGGACGATGCAGACTTACAGCTTGCTACTGAAGCGATATTATGGAGTGCATTTGGTACAGCAGGTCAACGTTGTACAGCATGTAGTCGTGTCATTGTGCATAAAGATGTAAGAGAAGAATTAGAAAACCGTCTACTAGAAGCAATGCAGTTTTTAACTATTGGAGACGGTTTAGATGAAAGTGTAAAAATTGGTCCAGTAATTAATAGAGCAGCATTAGAAAAAATTAATCATTATGTACAAATTGGTAAACAGGAAGGTGCCACATTATTAACAGGAGGCAAAATTTTAAATGAGGCTCCTTATGATAAAGGGTTTTACTATGAGCCGACACTGTTTACAAATGTAAAGCCACATATGATTATAGCGCAGGAAGAAATTTTTGGACCAGTCGTCTCTCTTATTGAAGTTGCAAGCTTAGATGAAGCAATTGAAGTCAATAATGGTGTGAAATTTGGCTTATCAAGCTCTATTTTCTCACAAAATGTTAATACGATTTTCCGCGCTCAACGAGATTTAGATACAGGTATTGTTTATATCAATGCAGGTACGACAGGAGCAGAAATCCATTTGCCATTCGGGGGAACGAAAGGAACAGGAAATGGACATCGAGATTCTGGGGTAGCAGCATTGGATGTTTACACAGAATGGAAGAGTATTTACGTTGACTACAGCGGCAAATTACAAAGAGCACAAATCGATACAAAGTAA
- a CDS encoding TIGR00266 family protein: MNNHEIDYKIFGDDMQYVQVELDPQETVVAEAGALMMMDDAIQMETIFGDGSRGSSQSGFMGKLLGAGKRLVTGESLFMTTFTNAGSGKRHVYFASPYPGKIIPMDLSQLKGKIICQKDAFLAAAKGVSVGVEFQKKIGVGFFGGEGFIMQKLEGDGMAFVHAGGAIHQKTLQPGEVLRVDTGCLVAMTSDVDYNIEMVGGVKTALFGGEGIFFATLRGPGTVWVQSLPFSRLASRVFAAAPISQGGGGQSAGEGGIGGLFDMFNK; encoded by the coding sequence ATGAATAACCATGAAATCGACTACAAAATATTTGGTGATGACATGCAATATGTGCAGGTGGAACTTGATCCGCAAGAAACAGTAGTTGCAGAAGCAGGAGCCTTAATGATGATGGATGATGCTATTCAGATGGAAACAATTTTTGGTGACGGCTCAAGAGGAAGTTCTCAAAGCGGTTTTATGGGGAAATTACTTGGAGCAGGTAAACGTCTTGTAACAGGCGAAAGCTTATTTATGACAACATTTACGAACGCTGGTTCAGGAAAACGCCATGTTTATTTTGCATCACCTTATCCTGGGAAAATTATCCCTATGGATTTAAGTCAATTAAAGGGAAAAATCATTTGTCAAAAGGATGCTTTTTTAGCTGCTGCTAAAGGCGTTTCAGTTGGAGTTGAATTCCAGAAAAAAATCGGCGTAGGTTTCTTCGGTGGGGAAGGCTTCATTATGCAAAAGCTTGAAGGTGACGGAATGGCTTTCGTACATGCAGGGGGCGCCATTCATCAAAAAACTTTACAGCCTGGCGAAGTATTGCGTGTTGATACAGGTTGTTTAGTAGCAATGACTTCTGACGTTGATTACAATATTGAAATGGTTGGCGGCGTGAAAACTGCACTATTTGGTGGTGAAGGAATCTTCTTCGCAACTTTGCGCGGTCCTGGTACTGTTTGGGTCCAATCATTACCATTTAGCCGATTAGCAAGTCGTGTCTTTGCAGCTGCACCGATTTCACAAGGTGGTGGCGGACAATCTGCAGGTGAAGGTGGTATTGGTGGACTATTTGATATGTTCAATAAGTAG